One window of the Salminus brasiliensis chromosome 1, fSalBra1.hap2, whole genome shotgun sequence genome contains the following:
- the itpk1a gene encoding inositol-tetrakisphosphate 1-kinase, with protein sequence MQTFGRGKRVGYWLSEKKIKKLNFLTFVDMCRKRGIEMVQLDLSQPLEEQGPLDAIIHKLTDHILEADQNVTEALLLVQSVQEYIDAHPETVILDPLPAIRTLLDRFKSYKLIHKIEESMKDGRICSPSFMVLNSECGPDMLEQLHKNGITFPFICKTQVAHGTNSHEMAIIFSEEDLKDIRPPCVIQSFINHNAVLYKVFVVGEAYSVVERPSIRNFPSGPTDRRAISFNSHHVSKPESSSHLTSRDNLEGQCRTPSDDVIQKISRCLRQMLGVSLFGIDIIINNQTGQHAVIDINAFPGYEGVPEFFDDLLTHLTNVLQGHMPGGPLRVNGVAQSLPVACGVSCGMLGNDGSCWVIDSEGMKKGSHQGLSCCNVDLAPKYQQHCRSTLAADASPQ encoded by the exons ATGCAGACGTTTGGGAGAGGAAAACGAGTGGGATACTGGCTCAGcgagaagaaaatcaaaaagcTCAATTTCCTCACCTTTGTGGACATGTGCAG GAAAAGGGGCATTGAAATGGTGCAG CTGGACCTCAGCCAACCACTGGAAGAGCAGGGCCCCCTGGACGCCATCATCCATAAGTTGACTGACCACATCCTGGAAGCGGACCAGAATGTCACAGAAGCCTTATTACTTGTGCAGAGTGTGCAG GAATACATTGATGCCCACCCAGAGACTGTCATTTTAGACCCACTTCCTGCCATTCGAACCCTGCTTGACCGATTCAAGTCCTACAAGCTAATCCACAAAATAGAGGAGAGCATGAAGG atggcaggATTTGCTCTCCTTCGTTTATGGTGCTCAACAGTGAGTGTGGCCCAGACATGCTGGAGCAGCTCCATAAGAATGGCATCACCTTCCCCTTCA TCTGTAAAACCCAGGTAGCACATGGCACTAACTCTCATGAG ATGGCCATCATTTTCAGTGAGGAAGACCTGAAGGACATCAGGCCTCCGTGTGTAATCCAGAGCTTCATCAACCACAATGCTGTGCTTTACAAGGTCTTTGTAGTGGGAGAAGCCTACAGTGTGGTGGAGCGGCCTTCCATCAGGAATTTCCCTTCTGGACCTACAG ACAGAAGAGCCATATCCTTCAACAGCCATCATGTGTCCAAGCCTGAGTCTTCATCACACTTGACCTCT AGGGACAACTTGGAGGGCCAGTGCAGGACGCCTAGTGATGATGTCATTCAGAAGATTTCAAGGTGCTTGAGACAGATGCTCGGAGTGTCTCTGTTCGGGATTGATATCATCATCAACAACCAAACAGGCCAGCACGCTGTAATCGACATTAATGCATTTCCAG GTTACGAAGGCGTTCCGGAGTTCTTCGACGACCTGCTAACTCACCTCACTAACGTCCTGCAAGGCCACATGCCTGGTGGACCCCTAAGAGTAAACGGAGTAGCCCAGAGCTTGCCGGTGGCCTGTGGAGTTTCCTGTGGCATGCTGGGGAACGATGGGAGCTGCTGGGTGATAGACAGCGAGGGAATGAAGAAAGGCTCCCATCAGGGTCTGAGCTGCTGCAACGTAGACCTAGCCCCAAAATACCAACAACACTGCAGGTCCACGCTAGCAGCTGATGCGTCTCCGCAATGA